From Jeotgalibaca dankookensis, one genomic window encodes:
- the rsmD gene encoding 16S rRNA (guanine(966)-N(2))-methyltransferase RsmD codes for MRVISGEYKGRKLKSTAGDNTRPTADKVKESIFNMIGPYFDDGECLDLFAGSGGLGIEAVSRGMSHAILSEKNRHAVQTIKENVTMTKEPERFTILMGDSRKNMLKLANKEPKIIFKLVFIDPPYQAEKTAADIQLLIENGLIDDETVLVCEMDSKKSLPEEIAYYYKRKRVEYGAIAVEIFEAK; via the coding sequence ATGCGCGTTATTTCTGGAGAATATAAAGGAAGAAAATTAAAATCTACTGCTGGGGATAATACGCGTCCGACAGCAGATAAAGTAAAAGAATCGATTTTTAATATGATTGGTCCCTATTTCGATGATGGTGAATGTTTAGATTTATTTGCTGGTAGTGGTGGATTAGGAATTGAAGCCGTTTCACGCGGCATGAGTCATGCCATTTTATCAGAAAAAAATCGTCATGCCGTTCAAACAATTAAAGAGAACGTTACAATGACCAAAGAACCAGAACGTTTTACGATTTTAATGGGTGATTCTCGTAAAAATATGCTGAAACTAGCAAATAAAGAGCCGAAAATCATTTTTAAATTAGTTTTTATTGACCCTCCTTATCAAGCAGAAAAAACAGCAGCGGATATTCAATTACTAATAGAAAATGGTTTAATTGACGATGAAACGGTATTAGTTTGTGAAATGGATAGTAAAAAAAGTTTACCAGAAGAAATTGCTTATTATTATAAGCGTAAACGAGTAGAATATGGTGCTATTGCGGTCGAAATATTTGAAGCGAAGTAG
- the coaD gene encoding pantetheine-phosphate adenylyltransferase, whose amino-acid sequence MSKKIALFPGSFDPLTNGHVDTIVRGQNIFDEIVVAVSTNISKKSLFTGEERLELAKEVLKDRDKVRVIEHTGGLTVDMARDLGATGILRGVRNIKDFEYEESIAMMNRTQYPELETVLLVASANYRFLSSSLIKEVAMFGGDISQLVPLAVNKAVLDKYKNKQ is encoded by the coding sequence ATGAGTAAAAAAATTGCTTTATTTCCGGGAAGCTTTGATCCTTTGACGAATGGACATGTGGATACAATTGTTAGAGGACAAAATATTTTTGATGAAATAGTTGTTGCGGTGTCAACTAACATTTCAAAAAAATCACTATTTACAGGAGAAGAACGGCTAGAATTAGCAAAAGAAGTTTTAAAAGATAGAGATAAAGTTCGAGTTATCGAACATACTGGTGGGCTGACTGTTGACATGGCTAGAGATTTAGGAGCTACAGGTATTCTACGCGGAGTACGTAATATAAAAGATTTTGAGTATGAAGAGAGTATTGCTATGATGAACCGTACCCAATATCCTGAGCTAGAAACCGTATTATTAGTGGCGTCCGCAAACTATCGGTTTTTAAGCTCAAGTTTAATTAAAGAAGTAGCTATGTTTGGTGGTGATATATCACAATTGGTGCCCCTAGCCGTAAATAAAGCAGTCCTAGATAAATACAAAAACAAGCAATAA
- a CDS encoding YlbG family protein, producing MSFEVTKRQGVIIWVYTLRQLKNLRRFGYIHYVSNRLKYVVMYVNQDVIEEKMKQLSNLHYVRKVEPSYRPEIDMTFKNSLKQLEEENKEQVEES from the coding sequence TTGAGTTTTGAAGTAACGAAAAGACAAGGCGTGATTATTTGGGTTTACACATTGCGACAATTAAAAAATTTAAGGAGGTTCGGATATATTCATTATGTATCTAACCGACTAAAATATGTTGTGATGTATGTGAACCAAGATGTTATTGAGGAAAAAATGAAACAATTGAGTAACTTACATTATGTACGTAAAGTAGAGCCGTCATACCGTCCTGAAATTGATATGACCTTTAAAAATAGTCTGAAACAACTCGAAGAAGAAAATAAAGAACAAGTAGAGGAAAGCTAA
- the holA gene encoding DNA polymerase III subunit delta yields the protein MSYMNELTKIKKGEFSPVYLFLGTESFFIEEARAALLGSAMPIEDQELNVGIYNMEEVPLANALEDAESMPFFGDRRLVMIDNPYFLTGEKAKSHLEHDTSWLENYLQQPSETTILAIFAPYEKIDNRKKVSKLLKNKATMVDVKPLEPSASRNYLSQLIRNAGYQMERQSVQFFFERIDDNLSQGVRELEKLFLSARDDKIITKQMVIDLVPRNLEQNIFDIVNLVLKKQADQAIQIYRDLLLQKEEPLKINAILLSQFRLLLQVRILAKKGYQQPDMAKLLRIHPYRVKLANQQIRTLDEKVLMEAHLGLVEIETKMKTGDGLKEIQFELFMLKYAQA from the coding sequence ATGAGTTATATGAATGAACTAACAAAAATAAAAAAGGGTGAATTTAGTCCTGTTTACTTATTTCTAGGGACAGAGTCCTTTTTTATTGAAGAAGCAAGAGCCGCCTTGCTTGGGAGCGCCATGCCGATTGAAGACCAAGAATTAAATGTCGGAATATATAATATGGAGGAAGTTCCTTTAGCCAATGCACTTGAAGACGCAGAATCAATGCCTTTTTTCGGCGACCGTCGTTTAGTTATGATCGATAATCCTTATTTTTTAACAGGTGAAAAAGCAAAAAGTCACTTGGAACATGATACAAGTTGGCTTGAAAACTATTTACAACAACCGTCTGAAACGACAATTTTAGCAATTTTTGCTCCCTATGAAAAGATTGATAACCGTAAAAAAGTATCAAAGTTACTCAAAAATAAAGCTACAATGGTTGATGTTAAACCGCTGGAGCCAAGCGCTAGTCGGAATTATTTAAGTCAACTAATTCGTAATGCAGGGTATCAAATGGAACGCCAAAGTGTGCAATTCTTTTTCGAACGAATCGATGATAACTTATCTCAAGGTGTACGTGAGTTAGAAAAATTATTTTTATCCGCGCGTGATGATAAAATTATTACCAAACAAATGGTAATTGATTTAGTTCCACGCAATTTGGAACAAAACATTTTTGATATTGTTAATTTGGTTTTGAAAAAACAAGCTGATCAAGCGATTCAAATCTATCGTGACCTCTTATTACAAAAAGAGGAACCATTAAAAATTAATGCGATTCTCCTGAGCCAGTTTCGCCTCTTGCTACAAGTGAGGATACTAGCTAAAAAAGGCTATCAGCAACCTGATATGGCGAAACTTTTGCGTATTCACCCATACCGTGTAAAGTTAGCAAATCAACAAATTCGCACACTCGATGAGAAAGTACTAATGGAAGCTCATTTGGGGTTGGTTGAAATTGAAACTAAGATGAAGACAGGCGATGGTTTGAAAGAAATTCAATTTGAATTGTTCATGTTGAAATACGCTCAAGCTTGA
- a CDS encoding YlbF family regulator produces the protein MIINQELFDIEDQCEAVLEKIRTSNLQISLQKAKQKLAESLPAQRKITMFNEAKVAFEQVADYGTYAPDYQQLRKKLFETKRHMDLDKDIYGYRLAERDFQVQLDLVANRIATAVSENIIVTAGDAFSLSATGLSEACEIHLEKRKEIEF, from the coding sequence GTGATTATTAACCAAGAACTATTCGATATAGAGGATCAATGTGAGGCTGTGTTGGAAAAGATTAGAACATCTAATTTGCAGATATCACTCCAGAAGGCAAAGCAAAAATTAGCAGAGTCCTTACCGGCTCAAAGGAAAATCACCATGTTTAACGAAGCAAAAGTCGCATTTGAACAAGTAGCGGATTATGGTACTTATGCTCCGGATTACCAACAACTTCGGAAAAAATTGTTTGAGACAAAACGACATATGGATTTAGACAAAGATATTTACGGCTACCGTTTGGCAGAACGAGATTTTCAAGTTCAATTAGACTTGGTAGCCAATCGGATAGCTACTGCTGTGTCGGAAAATATCATAGTTACAGCAGGGGATGCTTTCTCTTTATCAGCTACAGGCTTGTCAGAAGCATGTGAAATTCATTTAGAAAAGAGGAAAGAAATTGAGTTTTGA
- a CDS encoding helix-hairpin-helix domain-containing protein, translated as MSREKRIPTQLLVGVGIIQLIAICILLILVLSRESKKDENLTDEFWLESSIVAIEDSVVESTSVATVGWVVDVKGAVANPGIYDVESDMRVQHAIDLAGGFLSEAETSQLNLSQKITDQMMIYVPLKGELVAESSNMTVNPLEEPSVKRVNINKATEVELQALPGIGEKKAAQIVAFRNENGSYTFIEDLMNVNGIGQKTFDGLKDLITISD; from the coding sequence ATGAGTAGAGAAAAACGAATACCAACCCAACTATTAGTTGGGGTAGGAATCATTCAACTAATAGCTATCTGTATATTATTGATTCTGGTCTTAAGCAGGGAAAGTAAAAAAGATGAAAATCTAACAGATGAATTTTGGTTGGAATCTTCTATTGTAGCAATAGAAGATTCTGTTGTTGAGTCAACAAGCGTAGCTACTGTAGGATGGGTTGTTGATGTGAAGGGAGCAGTTGCTAATCCAGGTATATATGACGTTGAATCCGACATGCGTGTTCAACATGCCATCGATCTCGCAGGAGGATTTTTGAGCGAAGCAGAAACAAGTCAACTTAACTTATCTCAAAAAATTACAGATCAGATGATGATTTATGTCCCTCTTAAAGGTGAATTAGTAGCAGAGTCAAGCAATATGACAGTTAATCCACTTGAAGAACCAAGTGTTAAGAGGGTTAATATTAATAAAGCAACTGAAGTTGAGCTACAAGCATTACCTGGTATAGGAGAAAAGAAGGCAGCCCAGATTGTCGCTTTTAGAAATGAAAACGGATCTTATACTTTTATAGAAGATTTAATGAATGTAAATGGAATAGGTCAAAAAACATTTGATGGATTAAAAGATTTAATCACTATATCAGACTAA
- a CDS encoding ComE operon protein 2, with protein MQKRIPWDQYFMAQAVLLSLRSTCTRLEVGATIVRDKRIIAGGYNGSVSGDVHCIDEGCYMVNGHCLRTIHAEMNAILQCAKFGIPTENAEIYVTHFPCLQCLKMILQAGIKKVYYLKDYNNHEYTLALLERMEIPYEQVALDPEYFKTLTELPAILSEEKNESNYTDSSEK; from the coding sequence ATGCAAAAAAGAATACCTTGGGATCAATATTTCATGGCACAAGCAGTTCTATTGTCATTAAGAAGTACATGTACACGGCTAGAAGTGGGTGCTACCATCGTTAGAGATAAGCGAATTATCGCAGGTGGCTATAATGGTTCTGTATCTGGCGACGTTCATTGCATTGATGAAGGCTGTTATATGGTTAATGGTCACTGTTTAAGAACCATCCACGCCGAAATGAACGCAATCCTCCAATGTGCAAAATTTGGTATTCCTACTGAAAATGCCGAAATTTACGTAACGCATTTTCCTTGTCTCCAGTGCCTAAAAATGATTCTTCAAGCAGGCATAAAAAAGGTATACTATTTGAAAGATTATAATAATCATGAATACACATTGGCTTTGCTAGAAAGAATGGAAATACCTTATGAGCAAGTTGCATTAGATCCAGAATATTTTAAGACCTTAACTGAACTGCCTGCGATTTTATCGGAGGAAAAAAATGAAAGTAACTATACAGATTCTTCAGAGAAATAA
- a CDS encoding DNA internalization-related competence protein ComEC/Rec2: MKVTIQILQRNKGYYLLASLTATALILLILLPKNAFSWGFFLFMCVRVIQMKSPPFTFLAIIIILFTLGVTLLHTLTNHSKLTTNSHIEEIYLNPVSYHVNGDYLSGEGEVKGEKVSFYHRIETVEEQVYWQNLLEPVSITAQLNLDKPEKARNRYQFDYQKYLSEKRIFWTVEIKKITKINKVISINAYLSKIKLTIIHFFHSKLQNGKTHDYIMAMIFNQADYVDANNMEFYRQIGVIHLFSISGMHVHLLIQAFQYLLLRLGVTRERTKPILLITILLYGFISGGSVGIFRAVLTHSLLLIADICEVDLEVKDVFAFVLLLSLWLNPYIVFSLAFQLSYTLSGLLYMLSARLELLKISVFRKSVFLSFIMTCTAGIYLSYHYFEIAWLGVWVNVLFSFLFTTVLFPIFWGLCLLILLPYFQLISAPIFLLTDKLLLVTENLSQYLANKNGLIAITGRPIFIFYILLLIIVIRFLVAIEEEKHIRRMTLLTIFAYVCFSSLPYLNPNGRVIILDVGQGDAILIKTPFQKQTILIDTGGYVSFDQEKEPWQIRNTMDHNGKELVSAIKAEGVKRLDAVFLTHADTDHMGNIGYLINKFSVETVYVPSGMEEDTGFMTVYRNLQEKPALIALVAPQVVSLADLHFKVLSPHTKGRADNNSSLVLLTKIAGLNWLFTGDLEESGELNLINRYSQLRIDVLKVGHHGSNSSSSEEFLNHINPRVALISVGPNNRYGHPHGDVIERLSKKNMKIYRTDKQGALHFIYSSRKKIMQTMLQ, encoded by the coding sequence ATGAAAGTAACTATACAGATTCTTCAGAGAAATAAAGGTTATTATCTACTAGCTAGTCTAACGGCTACCGCTCTCATCTTACTCATTTTGCTTCCTAAAAATGCGTTTAGCTGGGGGTTTTTTTTATTCATGTGTGTGCGGGTGATCCAAATGAAATCCCCACCATTTACTTTTTTAGCAATTATAATTATTCTATTCACCTTAGGGGTGACATTGTTACACACACTAACAAATCATTCCAAGCTAACAACAAATTCACATATAGAAGAGATTTATTTGAACCCGGTATCTTATCACGTTAATGGCGATTATCTATCGGGAGAAGGTGAAGTAAAGGGAGAGAAAGTTAGTTTCTATCATCGTATTGAAACAGTTGAGGAACAAGTCTATTGGCAAAATTTACTTGAACCCGTCTCGATTACAGCTCAATTAAATTTGGATAAACCAGAAAAAGCTCGAAATCGTTATCAGTTTGACTACCAAAAATACTTATCCGAGAAAAGAATTTTTTGGACGGTAGAAATAAAAAAAATTACTAAAATAAATAAAGTTATTTCTATAAACGCCTATTTATCAAAAATCAAGCTAACAATTATTCATTTTTTCCATTCTAAATTACAAAACGGTAAAACACATGATTACATAATGGCCATGATTTTTAATCAAGCTGACTACGTAGACGCCAACAATATGGAGTTTTATCGTCAAATCGGTGTTATTCATTTATTTTCAATTTCTGGAATGCATGTTCACTTGCTTATCCAAGCTTTTCAATATCTGTTGCTTCGTCTGGGAGTGACACGCGAACGGACAAAGCCCATATTACTAATCACAATTCTTTTGTATGGGTTTATAAGTGGTGGAAGTGTAGGCATATTTCGAGCAGTTCTGACGCATAGCCTATTATTAATTGCTGATATTTGTGAGGTAGATTTGGAAGTTAAGGATGTTTTTGCTTTTGTATTGCTTCTCTCTTTGTGGTTGAATCCCTATATCGTATTTAGCCTTGCTTTCCAGCTGAGCTACACCTTATCAGGTTTGCTTTATATGCTTTCGGCACGTTTGGAACTATTAAAAATTTCGGTTTTTAGAAAAAGTGTTTTTTTGTCTTTTATTATGACGTGTACAGCGGGTATTTATTTAAGCTACCATTATTTTGAAATTGCCTGGTTAGGGGTGTGGGTTAATGTTTTATTTTCATTTTTATTTACAACGGTCTTATTTCCCATATTTTGGGGTCTTTGTCTTCTGATACTTTTGCCATATTTCCAACTTATAAGTGCTCCAATTTTCTTATTAACAGACAAGTTACTCTTAGTAACCGAAAACTTATCACAGTATTTAGCTAACAAAAATGGACTGATAGCCATTACGGGTCGTCCAATTTTTATCTTTTATATCTTATTATTAATCATTGTAATTCGTTTTTTAGTTGCTATTGAAGAAGAAAAACATATTCGAAGAATGACTCTTCTAACAATTTTTGCTTACGTCTGTTTTAGTTCTCTTCCTTACCTTAATCCAAATGGTCGTGTGATTATTTTAGATGTTGGTCAAGGAGATGCGATTTTAATTAAGACCCCCTTTCAAAAACAAACTATTCTAATTGATACTGGGGGTTATGTATCTTTCGATCAAGAAAAAGAGCCATGGCAAATACGGAATACTATGGACCACAATGGCAAAGAACTTGTGTCAGCAATAAAAGCAGAGGGAGTAAAAAGACTAGATGCAGTCTTTTTGACCCATGCTGATACTGATCATATGGGGAATATAGGTTATTTGATTAATAAATTTTCTGTTGAAACGGTTTATGTTCCAAGTGGGATGGAAGAGGATACAGGTTTTATGACTGTTTATCGTAATTTACAGGAGAAACCGGCTCTGATTGCTTTAGTTGCCCCCCAAGTTGTTTCTCTAGCTGATTTACATTTTAAGGTCTTATCTCCGCACACAAAAGGGCGTGCAGATAACAATTCGTCGTTAGTCTTGTTAACTAAAATAGCTGGCTTGAACTGGTTATTTACAGGAGATTTAGAAGAGTCAGGTGAGTTGAACTTAATTAATCGCTATTCGCAATTAAGAATTGATGTATTAAAAGTAGGACATCACGGAAGCAATTCTTCCAGCTCTGAGGAATTTTTAAATCACATCAACCCTAGAGTAGCCTTAATATCAGTAGGCCCTAATAACAGATATGGACATCCTCATGGTGACGTAATAGAGCGCTTAAGTAAAAAAAATATGAAAATTTATCGAACTGACAAACAAGGTGCCTTGCATTTTATTTATTCCAGTCGGAAAAAAATAATGCAAACTATGCTACAATAA
- the rpsT gene encoding 30S ribosomal protein S20, translating into MPNIDSAIKRVRTSEKANLLNNNQKSAMRTKIKKYEAAVAEGAENSEALLLDAQKAIDSVASKGLIHANKAARDKSRLAKKLNK; encoded by the coding sequence ATGCCAAATATTGACTCAGCAATCAAACGTGTTCGCACGAGTGAAAAAGCAAACCTATTGAATAACAATCAAAAGAGCGCGATGCGTACTAAAATTAAAAAGTACGAAGCAGCAGTAGCTGAAGGTGCAGAAAACAGCGAAGCTCTATTGTTAGATGCTCAAAAAGCGATTGATTCAGTCGCTTCTAAAGGACTTATCCACGCAAACAAAGCAGCTCGTGATAAATCACGTCTAGCTAAAAAACTTAATAAATAA